From a region of the Labilithrix sp. genome:
- a CDS encoding DUF2277 domain-containing protein produces the protein MCRNIRVLRNFQPPTTPEEIRAAALQYVRKVAGISKLAKDEAGEVERAVLAVTAATTRLLERLPERGSPRTREGEREKAKARWQTRESRIRARGKELATG, from the coding sequence ATGTGCCGGAACATCCGCGTCCTCCGTAACTTCCAGCCGCCGACGACCCCCGAGGAGATCCGCGCGGCCGCGCTCCAATACGTCCGCAAGGTGGCGGGCATCTCGAAGCTCGCGAAAGACGAGGCGGGCGAGGTCGAGCGCGCCGTCCTCGCCGTGACCGCGGCGACGACGCGGCTCCTCGAGCGCCTCCCCGAGCGCGGCAGCCCGCGCACGCGCGAGGGCGAGCGCGAGAAGGCCAAGGCGCGGTGGCAAACGCGCGAGTCGCGCATCCGCGCCCGCGGCAAGGAGCTCGCGACCGGATGA
- a CDS encoding PAS domain S-box protein, with translation MQGAGFERGQREILERIAYDAPAGDVLEQIVRLIERQGDDLVCSVLLLDGEHGCVRHAASPSLPPAYSARLDGLPIGPGEGSCGAAAYLGARVIVDDIAVHPNWERYRALALPFGLRACWSTPIFSPERKVLGTFAIYYREPRRPTEIEMEWVDAATHLAAIAILRERSEDERRRLVRVLDERVKELTLLHRCSRLLQDAREVDVETLRAVVELLPQAWTRPDTCAARVRWLGTTLASAGFAETPWTLEAPLVTGSSRGTIEIAYHDEHPFLEEERDLLTSVAGIVSAHLDRAQTEVDLRQSEARLRSVVEHTPDVAIQWYDAEGRILFCNRASDRLFGWAPGAAIGKTLVELGFFTPAEESVFAECRRAAARGEKVEPREFRYRRVDGTTGYLLSTVFEIPFTKTERCYVCMDIELTEHRRMEEAVHAGEALRAQIYSLVEDAIFYLGVEEERRFRFLSVNPAFLAMTGLSERDVIGETIDEVIPEPSLSFVREKYEEAIRTGRGVTWDEITRYPSGVKHGEVSVSPVVDAQGRATHLVGTVHDVTARRAAEEERRRLEGQLQQGQRLQSLGTLAAGIAHDFKNVLAVVNANAELALLDVEDPTACRESLHALQRATRQATELVRRILTFSREQAPDRDVLDLRAVVDEALELVRVTLPAGVELRRRYEPAPHVVADAVQIHQVVMNLATNAAHAMQGRSGAIEVQLGRRRFEADASMPSPDLRPGDYVSLSVRDDGCGMDEPTTRRVFDPFFTTKPHGEGTGLGLSTVHGIVKAHDGAIALESTPDVGTTFTLFFPAAAPAPVVAPAAPSPGAARVLYVDDEDALVYLAKRALERLGHTVTGHTDPVLALREFRARPDDFDVLITDISMPGLSGADLADAVLEIRDDLPIVMVTGFVRNEDWLAAERLGIRHVLPKPMTVEELVRTIGPLLTRAHIVTPGGVRA, from the coding sequence ATGCAGGGGGCCGGCTTCGAGCGGGGGCAGCGCGAGATCCTCGAGCGGATCGCGTACGACGCGCCGGCCGGTGACGTCCTCGAGCAGATCGTGCGTCTCATCGAGCGACAGGGGGACGATCTGGTCTGCTCCGTCCTGCTCCTCGACGGCGAGCATGGCTGCGTGCGCCACGCGGCGTCGCCGAGCCTGCCGCCGGCGTACTCGGCGCGGCTCGACGGGCTCCCGATCGGGCCGGGGGAGGGCTCGTGCGGCGCGGCGGCGTACCTCGGCGCGCGCGTGATCGTGGACGACATCGCCGTCCACCCGAACTGGGAGCGCTACCGCGCGCTCGCGCTCCCGTTCGGGCTGCGCGCCTGCTGGTCGACGCCGATCTTCTCGCCGGAGCGCAAGGTGCTCGGCACGTTCGCCATCTACTACCGCGAGCCGCGGCGTCCGACGGAGATCGAGATGGAGTGGGTCGACGCGGCGACGCACCTCGCCGCGATCGCGATCCTGCGCGAGCGATCGGAGGACGAGCGGCGCCGGCTCGTCCGCGTCCTCGACGAGCGCGTGAAGGAGCTCACCCTCCTCCACCGCTGCTCGCGGTTGTTGCAAGACGCGCGCGAGGTGGACGTCGAGACGCTCCGCGCCGTCGTCGAGCTGCTCCCGCAGGCGTGGACGCGACCGGACACCTGCGCGGCGCGCGTCCGCTGGCTGGGGACGACGCTGGCGAGCGCCGGCTTCGCCGAGACGCCGTGGACGCTGGAGGCGCCGCTCGTCACGGGCTCGAGCAGGGGGACGATCGAGATCGCTTACCACGACGAGCACCCGTTCCTCGAAGAGGAGCGCGACCTCCTCACCTCCGTCGCCGGGATCGTCTCCGCCCACCTCGACCGCGCCCAGACGGAGGTCGACCTCCGGCAGAGCGAGGCGCGCCTGCGCAGCGTCGTCGAGCACACGCCCGACGTGGCGATCCAGTGGTACGACGCCGAAGGGCGCATCCTCTTCTGCAACCGCGCGTCGGATCGCCTCTTCGGATGGGCGCCCGGCGCGGCGATCGGCAAGACGCTCGTCGAGCTCGGGTTCTTCACCCCGGCGGAAGAGTCGGTCTTCGCCGAGTGCCGGCGCGCGGCGGCGCGGGGCGAGAAGGTCGAGCCGCGAGAGTTCCGCTACCGCCGCGTGGACGGGACGACGGGGTACCTGCTGTCGACCGTCTTCGAGATCCCGTTCACGAAGACCGAGCGCTGCTACGTCTGCATGGACATCGAGCTGACCGAGCACCGCCGGATGGAGGAGGCCGTCCACGCCGGCGAGGCCCTCCGCGCGCAGATCTACAGCCTCGTCGAGGACGCCATCTTCTACCTCGGCGTCGAAGAGGAGCGGCGCTTCCGGTTCTTGTCGGTGAACCCCGCGTTCCTCGCGATGACCGGGCTGAGCGAGCGCGACGTGATCGGCGAGACGATCGACGAGGTGATCCCGGAGCCGTCGCTGTCCTTCGTCCGCGAGAAATACGAGGAGGCGATCCGCACCGGGCGCGGCGTGACCTGGGACGAGATCACCCGCTACCCGTCCGGCGTGAAGCACGGCGAGGTGTCGGTGTCGCCCGTCGTCGACGCGCAAGGCCGCGCGACGCACCTCGTCGGCACGGTCCACGACGTCACCGCGCGCCGCGCGGCCGAGGAGGAGCGACGGCGCCTCGAGGGCCAGCTGCAGCAGGGCCAGCGCCTCCAGTCCCTCGGCACGCTCGCGGCCGGCATCGCGCACGACTTCAAGAACGTGCTCGCCGTCGTGAACGCCAACGCGGAGCTCGCGCTCCTCGACGTCGAGGACCCGACCGCGTGCCGCGAGAGCCTCCACGCGCTCCAGCGGGCGACGCGCCAGGCGACGGAGCTCGTGCGCCGGATCCTGACGTTCAGCCGCGAGCAGGCGCCGGATCGAGACGTGCTCGACCTCCGCGCGGTGGTCGACGAGGCCCTCGAGCTCGTGCGCGTGACGCTCCCCGCCGGCGTCGAGCTGAGGCGCCGCTACGAGCCGGCGCCTCACGTCGTCGCCGACGCGGTCCAGATCCATCAGGTGGTGATGAACCTCGCGACGAACGCCGCGCACGCGATGCAGGGCCGAAGCGGCGCGATCGAGGTCCAGCTCGGCCGGCGCCGCTTCGAGGCGGACGCGTCCATGCCGTCGCCCGATCTGCGCCCCGGAGACTACGTCTCGTTGAGCGTCCGCGACGACGGCTGCGGGATGGATGAGCCCACGACGAGGCGCGTCTTCGATCCGTTCTTCACGACGAAGCCGCACGGCGAAGGGACTGGCCTCGGCCTCTCGACCGTCCACGGCATCGTGAAGGCGCACGACGGCGCGATCGCGCTCGAGAGCACGCCCGACGTCGGGACGACGTTCACGCTCTTCTTCCCCGCCGCCGCGCCCGCTCCCGTCGTCGCGCCAGCCGCGCCGTCGCCCGGGGCCGCGCGCGTCCTCTACGTCGACGACGAGGACGCCCTCGTCTACCTCGCGAAGCGCGCGCTCGAGAGGCTCGGGCACACCGTGACGGGCCACACCGATCCGGTCCTCGCGCTGCGGGAGTTCCGGGCGCGTCCCGACGACTTCGACGTCCTGATCACGGACATCTCGATGCCGGGCCTCTCGGGGGCCGACCTCGCGGACGCCGTGCTGGAGATCCGCGACGACCTGCCGATCGTGATGGTCACCGGCTTCGTCCGGAACGAGGACTGGCTCGCGGCCGAGCGGCTCGGCATCCGCCACGTCCTCCCCAAGCCGATGACGGTCGAGGAGCTCGTACGCACGATCGGCCCGCTGCTCACGCGAGCACACATCGTCACCCCGGGCGGCGTCAGAGCATAA
- a CDS encoding CBS domain-containing protein — protein MNDIRPGDQLFATLLQAVESTTAPIVLVRDVMCPAPQVCRPEDSLERAAQLMWEHACGSVAVVDHWDEPVAMLTDRDVCMAAYTQGRALFDLRVSSAMSKRLFTADVREPLADAERRMRCHAVGRLPVVGADGRLVGLLSLSDIARRAHLAQSPGRDPLSESSVAHTLAATAHAQV, from the coding sequence ATGAACGACATCCGACCCGGCGACCAGCTCTTCGCCACCCTCCTCCAGGCGGTCGAGAGCACGACCGCGCCGATCGTCCTGGTGCGCGACGTCATGTGTCCCGCGCCTCAGGTCTGTCGTCCCGAAGACTCGCTCGAGCGCGCGGCTCAGCTGATGTGGGAGCACGCCTGCGGCTCGGTCGCGGTCGTCGACCACTGGGACGAGCCCGTCGCGATGCTGACCGATCGCGACGTCTGCATGGCGGCGTACACGCAGGGCCGCGCGCTCTTCGACCTCCGCGTCTCGTCCGCGATGTCGAAGCGCCTCTTCACCGCCGACGTGCGCGAGCCGCTCGCCGACGCGGAGCGGCGCATGCGCTGTCACGCCGTCGGTCGCCTCCCCGTCGTCGGAGCCGACGGACGGCTCGTGGGCCTCCTCTCGCTCTCGGACATCGCGCGGCGCGCGCACCTCGCCCAATCGCCGGGGCGCGATCCGCTCTCGGAGTCCTCCGTCGCCCACACCCTCGCCGCGACCGCGCACGCGCAGGTCTGA
- a CDS encoding alpha/beta hydrolase, whose protein sequence is MLGRLRRCALLVALATAVAAGGKIATRRFLFPAQDLRPLPRPRGFVEHQLVAYDGVEVRALELAADLGARVVVHFHTNRETAEGLADLARRLHAGNLGVVLVEYRGYGRSRGTPTENGVYADAEAVLDMLAARGIGRDRIVLSGASLGTGVAAEMARRGRGAKLVLVTPYTSIPAVIEDAAPFVPASLFVEDRFDTLAKAPAIDVPTLVVHGDADEIVPFWMGEELAHRIRGAVLRRVHGGRHGDLFARDPALVDAIAEHARS, encoded by the coding sequence ATGCTCGGACGCCTCCGTCGTTGCGCGCTCCTGGTCGCCCTCGCGACGGCTGTGGCCGCCGGCGGAAAGATCGCGACGCGCAGGTTCCTCTTCCCGGCGCAAGACCTGCGTCCGCTGCCGCGTCCGCGCGGGTTCGTCGAGCATCAGCTCGTCGCGTACGACGGCGTCGAGGTCCGCGCGCTGGAGCTCGCGGCCGACCTCGGCGCGCGCGTCGTCGTGCACTTCCACACGAACCGCGAGACGGCGGAGGGCCTCGCCGACCTCGCGCGCCGTCTCCACGCGGGCAACCTCGGCGTCGTCCTCGTCGAATACCGCGGCTACGGCCGCTCGCGCGGGACGCCGACCGAGAACGGCGTCTACGCCGACGCCGAGGCCGTGCTCGACATGCTGGCGGCGCGCGGGATCGGACGCGACCGTATCGTCCTCTCCGGCGCGTCGCTCGGCACCGGCGTCGCGGCGGAGATGGCGCGTCGCGGCCGCGGAGCGAAGCTCGTGCTCGTCACGCCGTACACGTCGATCCCGGCCGTGATCGAAGACGCGGCGCCGTTCGTGCCGGCGTCGCTGTTCGTCGAAGACCGCTTCGACACGCTCGCGAAGGCGCCGGCGATCGACGTCCCCACGCTCGTCGTCCACGGCGACGCCGACGAGATCGTCCCTTTCTGGATGGGCGAAGAGCTCGCGCACCGCATCCGTGGCGCGGTCCTGCGGCGCGTGCACGGCGGCCGCCACGGCGATCTCTTCGCGCGCGATCCTGCGCTCGTCGACGCGATCGCGGAGCACGCGCGTTCGTAG
- a CDS encoding rhodanese-like domain-containing protein — protein sequence MNVHHERNGRDRVRTVDPELLHHQVRSGRSIVVVDVRPTAAYRGSRGRIPGAISLPIAQLVARRAELEQHRHRPIVVVADDEAGSRLGALELEVAGFTEVSALEGGMQRWLELRLPIVVPTPPPPPLPH from the coding sequence ATGAACGTGCATCATGAACGAAATGGTCGCGACCGCGTCCGTACGGTCGATCCGGAGCTCCTCCACCATCAGGTCCGGAGCGGGCGGTCGATCGTCGTCGTCGACGTCCGCCCGACCGCTGCTTATCGCGGCTCGCGAGGCCGCATCCCGGGCGCGATCTCGTTGCCGATCGCGCAGCTCGTGGCGCGCCGCGCGGAGCTCGAGCAGCATCGTCATCGGCCGATCGTCGTCGTCGCCGACGACGAAGCAGGCTCGCGCCTCGGCGCTCTCGAGCTCGAGGTCGCCGGCTTCACCGAGGTGTCGGCGCTCGAGGGCGGCATGCAGCGGTGGCTCGAGCTCCGGCTGCCGATCGTCGTTCCGACGCCGCCGCCTCCGCCGCTGCCGCACTGA
- a CDS encoding universal stress protein → MRLSHILVPIDFGPASDRACALAAEIAPKLESKITLLHVWSMPLPAYAEGIVFPFDAMEAAARSKLEQARARVKERLPNVEIALSMGVAWDRIVETAKEHDVDMIVMGTHGRHGAPRWLLGSVAEKVVRLSPVPVLTVHADRDRA, encoded by the coding sequence ATGCGCCTGAGCCACATCCTCGTGCCGATCGACTTCGGACCCGCGTCCGATCGTGCCTGCGCGCTCGCCGCCGAGATCGCGCCGAAGCTCGAGTCGAAGATCACGCTGCTCCACGTCTGGTCGATGCCGCTCCCCGCGTATGCGGAGGGGATCGTCTTTCCGTTCGACGCGATGGAGGCCGCGGCGAGGTCGAAGCTCGAACAGGCGCGCGCGCGCGTGAAGGAAAGGCTTCCGAACGTCGAGATCGCCCTCTCGATGGGCGTCGCGTGGGACCGCATCGTCGAGACAGCGAAGGAGCACGACGTCGACATGATCGTGATGGGCACGCACGGACGGCACGGCGCGCCGCGGTGGCTCCTGGGGAGCGTCGCCGAGAAGGTGGTCCGCCTCTCGCCGGTGCCAGTCCTGACCGTCCACGCCGACCGCGACCGCGCATGA
- a CDS encoding 1-acyl-sn-glycerol-3-phosphate acyltransferase: MSLEQEKERWARRAVTVPGVVALWLVMLATLPALFAVALVVDLARPRSFAAVRVVGALFVVVTLHVVGLAILLRAWVGGLLRGRAYERRLDGAAELWFAATVWSSAIRIFGMRVEVEGAEVLDRRGPAVVMTRHASLLDVLLPLVTVCAPAELVPHIVAKRELLWDPCVDLVGHRVASAFVHRGGRDRAGDLARVAAVARACGRHDALVLFPEGTRFSDERRAKRLAELAADPAAHERALRLEHVLPPRLGGPLATLEAAPPADVIFCAHTGLERARTLGDLLSGALVGETVRVHLWRVRARDVPTSREERIEWLWRWWEHVDAWITRTGAAPPPSRSAPGEA; encoded by the coding sequence GTGAGCCTGGAGCAGGAGAAGGAACGATGGGCGCGCCGCGCGGTGACGGTGCCCGGCGTCGTCGCGCTCTGGCTCGTCATGCTGGCGACGCTGCCGGCGCTCTTCGCGGTGGCGCTCGTCGTCGACCTCGCGCGGCCGCGCTCGTTCGCGGCGGTCCGCGTCGTCGGGGCGCTCTTCGTCGTCGTCACGCTCCACGTCGTCGGGCTCGCGATCCTGCTCCGCGCGTGGGTCGGGGGCCTCCTCCGCGGACGCGCGTACGAGCGCCGGCTCGACGGCGCGGCGGAGCTCTGGTTCGCGGCGACGGTCTGGTCGTCGGCGATCCGCATCTTCGGGATGCGGGTCGAGGTGGAGGGCGCGGAGGTCCTCGACCGCCGCGGTCCCGCCGTCGTCATGACGCGCCACGCGAGCCTCCTCGACGTGCTCTTGCCGCTCGTGACGGTCTGCGCGCCCGCCGAGCTCGTGCCGCACATCGTGGCGAAGCGCGAGCTCCTCTGGGATCCGTGCGTCGATCTCGTCGGTCACCGCGTCGCCAGCGCGTTCGTGCATCGTGGCGGCCGCGATCGCGCCGGCGACCTCGCGCGCGTCGCGGCCGTCGCGCGCGCGTGCGGGCGCCACGACGCGCTCGTGCTCTTCCCGGAGGGGACCCGCTTCTCGGACGAGCGGCGCGCGAAGAGGCTCGCCGAGCTCGCCGCCGATCCGGCCGCCCACGAGCGCGCGCTCCGGCTCGAGCACGTCCTGCCGCCGCGCCTGGGCGGCCCGCTCGCGACGCTCGAGGCGGCGCCGCCGGCGGACGTGATCTTCTGCGCGCACACCGGCCTCGAGCGCGCGCGCACGCTCGGAGATCTCCTGAGCGGCGCGCTCGTCGGCGAGACGGTGCGCGTGCACCTCTGGCGCGTCCGCGCGCGCGACGTCCCCACGAGCCGCGAGGAGCGCATCGAGTGGCTCTGGCGCTGGTGGGAGCACGTCGATGCTTGGATCACACGTACAGGCGCGGCTCCTCCACCCTCTCGGTCAGCCCCGGGCGAAGCGTGA
- a CDS encoding ABC transporter ATP-binding protein, protein MPIIDARDLVKSYTLGGVTLHALDRVSFAVEEGELVAIMGASGSGKSTLLNVLGCLDRPDEGTYVLAGRDVSDLGRDALADVRNRLLGFVFQSFNLLPRTTAQENVELPLLYGGVGRAERARRARVALERVGLADRMQHVPGALSGGQQQRVAIARAIVNEPRVVLADEPTGNLDTKTSAAIMALFQDLWRAGLTILYVTHEPDVARYASRVVTMKDGRIVSDVKQSPSSAPLAA, encoded by the coding sequence ATGCCGATCATCGACGCACGCGATCTCGTGAAGAGCTACACGCTCGGCGGCGTGACGTTGCACGCGCTCGATCGCGTGAGCTTCGCGGTGGAGGAAGGGGAGCTCGTCGCGATCATGGGCGCGTCCGGCTCCGGCAAGTCGACGCTCTTGAACGTCCTCGGCTGCCTCGATCGACCCGACGAAGGGACGTACGTGCTCGCCGGTCGCGACGTCTCCGATCTCGGCCGCGACGCGCTCGCGGACGTCCGCAACCGGCTGCTCGGCTTCGTCTTCCAGAGCTTCAACCTGCTGCCGCGCACCACCGCGCAGGAGAACGTGGAGCTGCCGCTCCTCTACGGCGGCGTCGGAAGAGCGGAGCGCGCCCGGCGCGCGCGCGTCGCGCTCGAGCGGGTCGGGCTCGCCGATCGGATGCAGCACGTCCCCGGCGCGCTCTCCGGCGGACAGCAGCAGCGCGTCGCGATCGCGCGCGCGATCGTGAACGAGCCGCGCGTGGTCCTCGCCGACGAGCCGACCGGCAACCTCGACACGAAGACGAGCGCCGCGATCATGGCGCTGTTCCAAGACTTGTGGCGCGCCGGCCTCACGATCCTCTACGTGACGCACGAGCCCGACGTCGCTCGTTACGCGTCGCGCGTCGTCACGATGAAAGACGGCCGCATCGTCTCCGACGTGAAGCAGTCGCCCTCGTCCGCGCCGCTGGCGGCCTGA
- a CDS encoding OmpA family protein, with translation MDLLRTPLVLALAACIVTEPTSPSAGAAELRARALEEARVAADAREWSATLERWTDTPPAATAAEPLPAPTGGLAEAAALLAFIDARRCERARDIERVAVAQERIERARAAARDAEVSFTHGSDELSPPARVALRELAVVARSLPGARFHVAGHATEREPARRVLSEARARRVVDFLVGEGIERGRLSFAGYADTQRRSGDATDRRVELRLLPPEHDD, from the coding sequence GTGGACCTCCTCCGAACGCCGCTCGTGCTCGCGCTCGCCGCCTGCATCGTGACGGAGCCGACGTCTCCCTCCGCCGGCGCGGCGGAGCTCCGAGCGCGCGCGCTGGAGGAGGCGCGCGTCGCGGCCGACGCCCGCGAGTGGAGCGCGACGCTCGAGCGATGGACCGACACACCGCCCGCCGCGACCGCGGCCGAGCCGCTCCCCGCGCCGACGGGAGGACTGGCGGAGGCCGCCGCGCTGCTCGCGTTCATCGACGCGCGGCGGTGCGAGCGCGCACGCGACATCGAGCGCGTCGCCGTCGCGCAAGAGCGCATCGAGCGCGCGCGCGCGGCCGCGCGCGACGCCGAGGTCTCGTTCACGCACGGCAGCGACGAGCTCTCGCCGCCGGCGCGCGTCGCGCTCCGCGAGCTCGCCGTCGTCGCGCGATCGCTGCCCGGCGCGCGGTTCCACGTCGCCGGGCACGCGACCGAGCGCGAGCCGGCGAGGAGGGTCCTCTCCGAGGCGCGCGCGCGCCGCGTCGTCGACTTCCTGGTCGGCGAAGGGATCGAGCGCGGACGCCTGTCGTTCGCCGGCTACGCCGACACGCAGCGCCGCTCCGGAGACGCGACCGATCGACGCGTCGAGCTGCGCCTCTTACCCCCGGAGCACGACGACTGA
- a CDS encoding CBS domain-containing protein: MATFLREIMNPELVAFPESARPDEALERLLALEITAAPVIDADRRPIGVTSIRDLLRDARTRPPMSAPALAVSANMLVEDAAQVLAESGRHHLVVVGSDGRLAGFVTSLDLLRALVGLPPRFPATFPHRDEKLGVAWTDTMPFDASHVAAAPEEAGVLVLSVGGVARTEQDLRVEEAASLRTRLRELRELPLGDGSALARALQRTDLRFRCARTDDPALRAHVVRELRERIERAPVA; encoded by the coding sequence ATGGCGACGTTCCTACGCGAGATCATGAACCCCGAGCTGGTCGCGTTCCCCGAGAGCGCTCGTCCCGACGAGGCGCTCGAGCGACTCCTCGCGCTCGAGATCACGGCCGCGCCCGTGATCGACGCCGATCGCCGCCCGATCGGCGTCACCTCCATCCGCGACCTGCTCCGCGACGCGCGCACGCGGCCGCCGATGAGCGCCCCTGCGCTCGCGGTGTCCGCCAACATGCTCGTCGAGGACGCGGCGCAGGTCCTCGCCGAGAGCGGGCGGCATCACCTCGTCGTGGTGGGGAGCGACGGGCGGCTCGCCGGCTTCGTGACGAGCCTCGACCTCCTCCGCGCGCTGGTGGGGCTGCCGCCGCGTTTCCCGGCCACGTTCCCTCATCGCGACGAGAAGCTCGGCGTCGCCTGGACGGACACGATGCCGTTCGACGCGAGCCACGTCGCCGCTGCGCCGGAGGAGGCCGGCGTCCTCGTCCTCTCCGTCGGCGGCGTCGCGCGCACCGAGCAGGACCTGCGCGTCGAGGAGGCGGCGTCGCTGCGGACCCGCCTGCGCGAGCTGCGCGAGCTTCCGCTCGGCGACGGGAGCGCGCTGGCGCGGGCGCTCCAGCGGACGGACCTGCGGTTCCGCTGCGCTCGAACCGACGATCCGGCGCTGCGGGCGCACGTCGTCCGCGAGCTCCGCGAGCGCATCGAGCGCGCACCCGTCGCGTGA
- a CDS encoding HlyC/CorC family transporter — MSDSLLSLALAFALVGVNGVFVAAEFAIVRVRRTRLEELVGLGHARATEAIELVDKMADYLTTTQIGVTATSLGVGWLGESAFSRLIAGVLPEGNDALAHLLAGGAAFLVVTFVHVVLGEIVPKNLAVVHADRYLIALAPPLRILHRVLRPLSVAFTAVAGAVQRVLGHRERTPSPLSEHELKLVMMDSHEDGVLTRGEASIILRAFEFADKHASEIMTPAEDVDYVSLSRTFEENLAVARAHMHTHVPLCRTGLDSAYALVSVLDVLFRFESSNEAFERAAKPLLEVPADLSQEEVLRRLKVSGAHLVVVRAAPARRVLGVVTLENVLGSLVAGVAEP, encoded by the coding sequence ATGAGCGACTCGCTCTTGTCCCTCGCGCTCGCGTTCGCGCTCGTCGGCGTCAACGGCGTCTTCGTGGCGGCGGAGTTCGCGATCGTGCGCGTGCGCCGGACGCGGCTGGAGGAGCTGGTCGGCCTCGGGCACGCGCGCGCGACGGAGGCGATCGAGCTCGTCGACAAGATGGCCGACTACCTGACGACGACGCAGATCGGCGTGACGGCGACGAGCCTCGGCGTCGGGTGGCTCGGCGAGAGCGCGTTCTCGCGCCTCATCGCGGGGGTGCTGCCGGAGGGGAACGACGCGCTCGCCCATCTCCTCGCCGGCGGCGCGGCCTTCCTCGTCGTCACGTTCGTGCACGTGGTGCTCGGCGAGATCGTGCCGAAGAACCTCGCCGTCGTGCACGCCGATCGTTATCTCATCGCGCTCGCGCCGCCGCTCCGGATCCTGCACCGCGTGCTTCGCCCGCTCTCGGTCGCGTTCACCGCCGTCGCCGGGGCGGTGCAGCGCGTGCTCGGCCACCGCGAGCGAACGCCGTCGCCGCTCTCGGAGCATGAGCTGAAGCTCGTGATGATGGACTCGCACGAGGACGGCGTCCTGACGCGCGGCGAGGCGTCGATCATCCTCCGCGCCTTCGAGTTCGCCGACAAGCACGCGAGCGAGATCATGACGCCGGCGGAGGACGTGGACTACGTCTCGCTCTCGCGCACGTTCGAAGAGAACCTCGCCGTCGCGCGCGCGCACATGCACACGCACGTGCCGCTGTGCCGGACCGGCCTCGACTCCGCCTACGCGCTCGTGTCCGTGCTCGACGTCCTCTTCCGTTTCGAGAGCTCGAACGAGGCGTTCGAGCGCGCGGCCAAGCCGCTCCTCGAGGTCCCGGCCGACCTCTCGCAGGAGGAGGTCCTTCGCCGCTTGAAGGTCTCCGGCGCGCACCTGGTCGTCGTCCGCGCGGCCCCGGCCCGTCGCGTGCTCGGCGTCGTCACCCTCGAAAACGTCCTCGGCTCCCTCGTCGCCGGCGTCGCGGAGCCGTGA
- a CDS encoding 8-oxo-dGTP diphosphatase: MDVDWESWSPRDRATLLFIVEEEAGRLLLIEKKRGLGAGKINAPGGRIEPDESAFDAAVRELREEVGVGATGVVEHGELSFHFVDGYTLHCHVFRADACVGEPIETDEAKPIWTPLDAIPWPRMWADDAIWLPRLLRREHFQGRFIFDGDRMLSHDVRAR, translated from the coding sequence ATGGACGTCGACTGGGAGTCGTGGAGCCCGCGGGACCGCGCGACGCTCCTCTTCATCGTGGAGGAGGAGGCTGGGCGGCTCCTCCTCATCGAGAAGAAGCGGGGGCTCGGCGCGGGGAAGATCAACGCGCCGGGCGGTCGCATCGAGCCGGACGAGTCCGCGTTCGACGCGGCGGTGCGGGAGCTCCGCGAGGAGGTCGGCGTCGGCGCGACCGGCGTGGTCGAGCACGGCGAGCTCTCGTTCCATTTCGTCGACGGCTACACGCTGCACTGCCACGTGTTCCGCGCCGACGCATGCGTGGGCGAGCCGATCGAGACCGACGAGGCCAAGCCGATCTGGACTCCTCTCGACGCGATCCCATGGCCACGCATGTGGGCCGACGACGCGATATGGCTCCCACGCCTCCTCCGCCGCGAACACTTCCAAGGCCGCTTCATCTTCGACGGCGACCGCATGCTCTCCCACGACGTCCGCGCGCGGTGA